Proteins encoded together in one Micromonospora auratinigra window:
- the mraY gene encoding phospho-N-acetylmuramoyl-pentapeptide-transferase, translating to MRAVIVAIGVAFLVSLFCTPIAIKVFARLKAGQPIRSNLGLASNEGKKGTPTMGGVVFILATVIAYVAGHLALTTLPDAQIAQVEPTITALVLLGLMVFSGAVGFIDDFLKVRKRHSGGLNKRGKLAGQILVGAIFGVVALYFPSSMTDAGGNRTNTETVGSTTLSFIRDIPALEIGKIGAVIVIIMVVMAATNGVNLTDGLDGLATGASVMVLGAYGLIAFWQYRHWCADPSYTESYCYAVRDPLEIALIAGAAAGACVGFLWWNTSPARIFMGDTGALGLGGLIAGMAMSTRTILLLPILGGLFVIVTMSVVIQIISFRTTGKRVFRMSPLQHHFELAGWSEVNIVVRFWIIAGIGVAIALGLFYSEFLAAVT from the coding sequence ATGAGGGCGGTGATCGTCGCCATCGGAGTCGCCTTCCTGGTCTCGCTCTTCTGCACCCCGATCGCGATCAAGGTGTTCGCCCGGCTCAAGGCCGGCCAGCCGATCCGGTCGAACCTCGGGCTCGCCAGCAACGAGGGCAAGAAGGGCACGCCGACGATGGGCGGCGTGGTCTTCATCCTGGCCACGGTGATCGCGTACGTCGCCGGTCACCTGGCCCTGACCACCCTGCCGGACGCGCAGATCGCCCAGGTCGAGCCGACCATCACGGCGCTGGTGCTGCTGGGGCTGATGGTCTTCTCCGGGGCGGTCGGCTTCATCGACGACTTCCTCAAGGTGCGCAAGCGGCACAGCGGCGGCCTGAACAAGCGCGGCAAGCTGGCCGGCCAGATCCTGGTCGGCGCGATCTTCGGTGTGGTGGCGCTCTACTTCCCGAGCAGCATGACCGACGCCGGCGGCAACCGGACCAACACCGAGACGGTGGGCAGCACCACGCTGAGCTTCATCCGGGACATCCCGGCCCTGGAGATCGGCAAGATCGGCGCGGTGATCGTCATCATCATGGTGGTGATGGCGGCGACCAACGGGGTGAACCTCACCGACGGTCTGGACGGCCTGGCCACCGGCGCGTCGGTGATGGTGCTCGGCGCGTACGGGCTGATCGCGTTCTGGCAGTACCGGCACTGGTGCGCCGACCCGAGCTACACCGAGTCCTACTGCTACGCGGTGCGGGACCCGCTGGAGATCGCGCTGATCGCCGGGGCGGCCGCCGGGGCGTGCGTCGGCTTCCTCTGGTGGAACACCTCGCCGGCCCGGATCTTCATGGGTGACACCGGCGCGCTCGGCCTGGGCGGCCTGATCGCCGGCATGGCGATGTCCACCCGGACCATCCTGCTGCTGCCGATCCTCGGCGGTCTCTTCGTGATCGTCACGATGTCCGTGGTGATCCAGATCATCTCGTTCCGCACCACCGGCAAGCGGGTGTTCCGGATGTCGCCGTTGCAGCACCACTTCGAGCTGGCCGGCTGGAGCGAGGTCAACATCGTGGTCCGGTTCTGGATCATCGCCGGCATCGGGGTGGCCATCGCGCTCGGCCTGTTCTACAGCGAGTTCCTCGCCGCGGTGACCTGA
- a CDS encoding UDP-N-acetylmuramoyl-tripeptide--D-alanyl-D-alanine ligase: MIPLTLAEVATAVGGRLVAADPDARVTGTVEFDSRKVTPGGLFVAFPGEQVDGHDYAAGAVRTGAVAVLGTRELPGVPMVLVADALDALGRLARAVVDRLPGLTVIGLTGSSGKTTTKDLIAQLAVRLGPTVAPPGSFNNELGHPYTALQATPETRYLVMEKGARGVGHVRYLCDVVPPRISVVLNVGVAHIGEFGSVETIALAKGELVEALPADGLAVLNADDPLVDAMAGRTSARVVRYGESESADVRAVDVTVDGRGRPAYTLVTPEGSAPVRLGLTGRHQVSNSLAAAAVARELGMPPAELAAALGELGLVSTRRMDVFERPDGVTVIDDSYNANPASTAVALRALASMRGSGRTVAVLGYMAELGDFETEGHQQVGRLAAELGVDRLLVVGEPAAPIRDGATAVGNWGGESVLLTDQAAAVEVLRRELRPGDVVLVKGSRYRTWEVADALREAAGAEVAR; the protein is encoded by the coding sequence ATGATCCCGCTGACCCTGGCCGAGGTCGCCACGGCCGTCGGCGGGCGGCTGGTCGCCGCCGACCCGGACGCCCGGGTGACCGGCACGGTGGAGTTCGACTCCCGCAAGGTCACCCCCGGCGGGCTCTTCGTCGCCTTCCCCGGCGAGCAGGTCGACGGGCACGACTACGCCGCCGGCGCGGTGCGGACCGGCGCGGTCGCGGTGCTCGGCACCCGTGAGCTGCCCGGCGTGCCGATGGTGCTGGTGGCCGACGCGCTCGACGCGCTCGGTCGGCTGGCCCGCGCGGTGGTCGACCGGCTGCCCGGACTGACCGTGATCGGGCTGACCGGCTCCTCCGGCAAGACCACCACCAAGGACCTGATCGCGCAGCTCGCCGTCCGGCTGGGCCCGACGGTGGCCCCGCCCGGCTCGTTCAACAACGAGCTGGGGCACCCGTACACCGCGTTGCAGGCCACCCCGGAGACCCGCTACCTGGTGATGGAGAAGGGCGCGCGGGGCGTCGGCCACGTCCGCTACCTCTGCGACGTGGTGCCGCCGCGGATCTCCGTCGTGCTCAACGTCGGGGTGGCGCACATCGGTGAGTTCGGTTCGGTGGAGACCATCGCCCTGGCCAAGGGGGAACTGGTCGAGGCGCTGCCGGCCGACGGGCTGGCCGTGCTGAACGCCGACGACCCGCTGGTCGACGCGATGGCGGGCCGGACCTCGGCCCGGGTGGTCCGGTACGGCGAGTCGGAGTCCGCCGACGTGCGGGCCGTGGACGTGACCGTGGACGGGCGCGGCCGGCCGGCGTACACCCTGGTCACCCCGGAGGGGAGCGCGCCGGTGCGGCTCGGGCTGACCGGGCGGCACCAGGTCTCCAACTCGCTGGCCGCCGCGGCGGTCGCCCGCGAGCTGGGCATGCCACCGGCCGAACTGGCCGCCGCGCTGGGCGAGCTGGGACTGGTCTCCACCCGCCGGATGGACGTGTTCGAACGCCCCGACGGGGTGACGGTGATCGACGACTCGTACAACGCCAACCCGGCCTCGACGGCGGTCGCCCTGCGGGCGCTGGCGAGCATGCGCGGGTCGGGACGTACGGTCGCCGTGCTCGGCTACATGGCCGAGCTGGGTGACTTCGAGACGGAGGGACATCAGCAGGTCGGCCGGCTCGCGGCCGAGCTGGGTGTCGACCGGCTGCTCGTGGTGGGCGAGCCGGCGGCGCCGATCCGGGATGGCGCGACAGCGGTAGGCAACTGGGGAGGAGAGTCGGTGCTGCTCACCGATCAGGCGGCGGCCGTCGAGGTGCTGCGCAGGGAGCTACGTCCGGGCGACGTGGTGCTGGTGAAGGGCTCCCGGTACCGCACCTGGGAGGTGGCCGACGCGCTGCGCGAGGCCGCCGGTGCGGAGGTCGCCCGATGA
- a CDS encoding UDP-N-acetylmuramoyl-L-alanyl-D-glutamate--2,6-diaminopimelate ligase codes for MRSEPDDRVGSDAVSGNPRPRTVSPVRLGDLAARVAAEPPEGAADVAVTGVTHASQEVRPGDLYAALPGARRHGAEFAAGAAGAGAVAVLTDPTGAELAAAAGLPVLVVADPRAVLGELAATVYGNPTDGLLMIGVTGTAGKTSTSYLIESGLRAAGHTTGLIGTVETRLGDLVIDSVRTTPEATDLHAMLAVARERGVDAVVMEVSSHALAMGRVGGVRFTVGGYTNFGSDHLDFHADEADYFAAKAKLFDGRCRVEVLNHDDPALRPLVKPVTVTYSAAGDRSATWWADGVDGEGYAQRFTVHGPDGVELPTGVALPGRHNVANALLAVAILVAAGVAPATAAAGVAACGGVPGRLELVSGDAPVRGVVDYAHKANAIEAVLVALRGLTPGRLICVLGAGGDRDRGKRPVMGATAAVGADVVLVTDDNPRTEDPAAIRAEVLAGAYAADAAARIIEVPGRRAAIEEAVRVAEPGDVVALLGKGQERGQEINGEVLPFDDRVELAGALRARFGDLVGQR; via the coding sequence GTGCGGTCGGAACCGGACGACCGGGTAGGGTCTGACGCCGTGTCCGGCAATCCGCGTCCCCGCACCGTGAGTCCCGTCCGGCTCGGCGACCTCGCCGCCCGGGTGGCGGCCGAGCCGCCCGAGGGCGCCGCCGACGTGGCGGTCACCGGGGTGACCCACGCCAGCCAGGAGGTCCGCCCCGGCGACCTGTACGCCGCCCTGCCCGGGGCCCGCCGGCACGGCGCGGAGTTCGCCGCCGGCGCGGCCGGAGCCGGCGCGGTGGCCGTGCTGACCGACCCGACCGGCGCCGAGCTGGCCGCCGCCGCGGGCCTGCCGGTGCTGGTGGTGGCCGATCCCCGGGCGGTGCTCGGCGAGCTGGCCGCCACCGTCTACGGCAACCCGACCGACGGCCTGCTGATGATCGGGGTGACCGGCACCGCCGGCAAGACCTCCACCAGCTACCTGATCGAGTCCGGGCTGCGCGCCGCCGGGCACACCACCGGCCTGATCGGCACCGTGGAGACCCGCCTCGGCGACCTGGTCATCGACAGCGTGCGGACCACGCCGGAGGCGACCGACCTGCACGCGATGCTGGCGGTGGCCCGCGAGCGCGGCGTCGACGCGGTGGTCATGGAGGTGTCCAGCCACGCCCTGGCGATGGGGCGGGTCGGCGGGGTCCGGTTCACCGTCGGCGGCTACACCAACTTCGGCTCCGACCACCTGGACTTCCACGCCGACGAGGCGGACTACTTCGCGGCCAAGGCGAAGCTCTTCGACGGGCGCTGCCGGGTCGAGGTGCTCAACCACGACGACCCGGCGCTGCGCCCACTGGTCAAGCCGGTCACCGTGACCTACTCGGCGGCCGGCGACCGGTCCGCCACCTGGTGGGCCGACGGCGTCGACGGCGAGGGGTACGCGCAGCGCTTCACCGTGCACGGCCCGGACGGGGTCGAGCTGCCCACCGGGGTGGCCCTGCCCGGCCGGCACAACGTCGCCAACGCGCTGCTGGCCGTCGCGATCCTGGTGGCGGCCGGGGTGGCGCCGGCCACCGCGGCGGCCGGGGTGGCCGCCTGCGGCGGGGTGCCCGGCCGGCTGGAGCTGGTCAGCGGCGACGCCCCGGTCCGCGGCGTGGTGGACTACGCGCACAAGGCCAACGCGATCGAGGCGGTCCTGGTGGCCCTGCGCGGCCTGACCCCGGGCCGGCTGATCTGCGTGCTGGGCGCCGGTGGCGACCGGGACCGGGGCAAGCGACCGGTGATGGGGGCGACCGCGGCGGTCGGGGCCGACGTGGTGCTGGTGACCGACGACAACCCGCGCACCGAGGACCCGGCGGCGATCCGGGCCGAGGTGCTGGCCGGCGCGTACGCGGCGGACGCCGCCGCACGGATCATCGAGGTGCCCGGCCGACGGGCCGCGATCGAGGAGGCGGTCCGGGTGGCCGAACCGGGGGACGTGGTGGCGCTGCTGGGCAAGGGGCAGGAGCGCGGTCAGGAGATCAACGGCGAGGTGCTGCCCTTCGACGACCGGGTGGAGCTGGCCGGGGCGCTGCGCGCCCGCTTCGGTGACCTGGTGGGGCAGCGATGA
- a CDS encoding peptidoglycan D,D-transpeptidase FtsI family protein produces MPPRSEEPRRDATGSRRGSSRGAEPREPGVGGISDARAYTPRGRTIREGGAAARTGGGAEQRRTPRSSRSGDPFRPALQVLDGGRAGATRAGRRETAPGGRAGVVRTVSARPVREPFDDEDEAPPPRRRPGPRRPARPTAGRRPVRKPRRPPKLADPRRRLRLGTMLVLTLFATIGIRLVFLQTVTTPAYADGGLGTRLAVVELPAPRGAIYDRTGAPLAHSVEARYVFADPTVVKDRFAAAKLLSPLLGVPASELADRMKPRTLPGTTTPLQFVYLARGVEIPQAKQIMALDLAGIGVHRDEKREVPGGDLAANLLGFVSQDMHGLEGLEAKYDDLLEGQAGKKRYEVGQGDLAAPIPGGYSQTTPARPGGSLELTIDRDVQFMTQRILSDQMAQTRASVGAAVVVDVPTGEVLAQASYPGYDAAAPDKVNSPSDREDAATSFIVDPGSIHKAITFGAALQEGVITPETTFPVPNTITKGDTVFRDTHPAEGRTMSIPGMFAFSSNVGTIEIADKLGPDRLIDYQKRFGLGQPTGEGMPGEAPGRLLPVDRWSDSSHGSVPIGHSVDATPLQMAAAYNAIANDGTYVQPHLIRSVITPDGKKTAAAAPATHPVLSPANAAALRRIMEGVTSIDGPDGRATGLAAAVPGYRVAGKTGTGLRYDNGKLQPGEVGSFIGMAPAEKPRYVVAVFVWSPGGEGGTVAAPAFREIMGYTLRHYRVPPSATDRSPKFEVFPR; encoded by the coding sequence GTGCCGCCGAGATCGGAGGAACCGCGCCGGGACGCCACGGGCTCCCGGCGCGGCTCGTCGCGGGGGGCGGAACCCCGCGAGCCGGGCGTCGGCGGGATCTCCGACGCGCGGGCGTACACCCCGCGGGGCCGGACCATCCGGGAGGGCGGCGCCGCCGCGCGGACCGGCGGGGGCGCCGAACAGCGGCGTACCCCCCGCAGCAGCCGCTCCGGCGACCCGTTCCGCCCGGCGTTGCAGGTGCTCGACGGCGGCCGGGCCGGGGCCACCCGCGCCGGCCGCCGGGAGACCGCGCCCGGCGGTCGGGCCGGCGTGGTCCGCACGGTCTCGGCCAGGCCGGTGCGCGAGCCGTTCGACGACGAGGACGAGGCCCCGCCACCCCGGCGCCGGCCCGGCCCGCGTCGCCCGGCCCGCCCGACCGCCGGCCGGCGGCCGGTGCGCAAGCCGCGCCGCCCGCCGAAGCTCGCCGACCCGCGCCGCCGGCTGCGGCTCGGCACCATGCTGGTGCTGACCCTCTTCGCCACCATCGGCATCCGGCTGGTCTTCCTGCAGACCGTCACCACCCCGGCGTACGCCGACGGCGGGCTGGGCACCCGGCTCGCCGTGGTCGAGCTGCCCGCCCCGCGCGGGGCCATCTACGACCGGACCGGCGCCCCGCTGGCGCACAGCGTCGAGGCGCGGTACGTCTTCGCCGACCCGACCGTGGTGAAGGACCGGTTCGCCGCCGCCAAGCTGCTCTCCCCGCTGCTGGGGGTGCCGGCCTCCGAGCTGGCCGACCGGATGAAGCCGCGCACTCTGCCCGGCACCACCACCCCGTTGCAGTTCGTCTACCTCGCCCGCGGCGTGGAGATCCCGCAGGCCAAGCAGATCATGGCGCTCGACCTGGCCGGCATCGGCGTGCACCGGGACGAGAAGCGGGAGGTGCCCGGCGGGGACCTGGCCGCCAACCTGCTCGGCTTCGTCAGCCAGGACATGCACGGGCTGGAGGGCCTGGAGGCCAAGTACGACGACCTGCTGGAGGGGCAGGCCGGCAAGAAGCGGTACGAGGTGGGGCAGGGTGACCTGGCCGCGCCGATCCCGGGCGGCTACAGCCAGACCACGCCGGCCCGGCCGGGCGGCTCGCTGGAGCTGACCATCGACCGCGACGTGCAGTTCATGACCCAGCGGATCCTGTCCGACCAGATGGCGCAGACCCGGGCCAGCGTCGGCGCGGCCGTGGTGGTGGACGTGCCCACCGGCGAGGTGCTGGCGCAGGCGAGCTACCCCGGCTACGACGCCGCCGCGCCGGACAAGGTCAACTCGCCGAGCGACCGCGAGGACGCCGCCACCAGCTTCATCGTCGACCCCGGCTCGATCCACAAGGCGATCACCTTCGGCGCGGCCCTCCAGGAGGGGGTGATCACCCCGGAGACCACCTTCCCGGTGCCGAACACCATCACCAAGGGCGACACGGTGTTCCGGGACACCCACCCGGCCGAGGGTCGGACCATGAGCATCCCCGGCATGTTCGCCTTCTCCTCCAACGTCGGCACCATCGAGATCGCCGACAAGCTCGGCCCGGACCGGCTGATCGACTACCAGAAGCGGTTCGGGCTCGGCCAGCCCACCGGGGAGGGCATGCCCGGTGAGGCCCCGGGCCGGCTGCTCCCCGTCGACCGGTGGAGCGACTCCTCGCACGGGTCGGTGCCGATCGGGCACAGCGTGGACGCCACGCCGCTGCAGATGGCCGCCGCGTACAACGCGATCGCCAACGACGGCACGTACGTGCAGCCGCACCTGATCAGGAGTGTGATCACCCCGGACGGGAAGAAGACCGCCGCCGCCGCGCCGGCCACCCATCCGGTGCTCAGCCCGGCCAACGCCGCCGCGCTGCGCCGGATCATGGAGGGGGTCACCTCGATCGACGGCCCCGACGGACGGGCCACCGGCCTGGCCGCCGCCGTCCCCGGCTACCGGGTGGCCGGCAAGACCGGCACCGGCCTGCGGTACGACAACGGCAAGCTGCAGCCCGGCGAGGTCGGCTCGTTCATCGGCATGGCCCCGGCGGAGAAGCCCCGGTACGTGGTGGCGGTCTTCGTGTGGAGCCCGGGCGGCGAGGGCGGCACCGTGGCCGCGCCGGCCTTCCGCGAGATCATGGGCTACACCCTGCGGCACTACCGGGTGCCGCCCTCGGCGACCGACCGGTCCCCGAAGTTCGAGGTCTTTCCGCGCTGA
- the rsmH gene encoding 16S rRNA (cytosine(1402)-N(4))-methyltransferase RsmH encodes MGELRGTHVPVLLERCLELLAPALGRNGRTVHVDATLGLAGHAEAVLEAHPDTVLIGLDRDTEALAHARVRLARFADRIHLEHAVYDELPDVLERLGYPAIDGILFDLGVSSLQLDAPDRGFAYAQDAPLDMRMDQTRGVTAEEVVNTYAHPDLARVLRVYGEEKFAGKIASAIIRERERAPITSSARLAELVRDSIPAPARRTGGHPAKRTFQALRIEVNRELAALETALPAALDKLNVGGRMVVLSYHSLEDRLTKQALADRVRSKGPVDLPVELPGSGPTFRLLSRGAELPGEAEVAANPRAASVRLRAAERLDPEATRQGRTDRERYRRRVKAMHQPGTAAPGSGTGPGATPGDGNGTDEEGEGT; translated from the coding sequence ATGGGGGAGCTACGCGGCACGCACGTGCCGGTGCTGCTCGAGAGGTGTCTCGAGTTGCTGGCCCCCGCGCTGGGGAGGAACGGCCGCACCGTCCACGTCGACGCGACGCTGGGTCTGGCCGGGCACGCCGAGGCGGTCCTGGAGGCGCACCCGGACACGGTGCTGATCGGCCTGGACCGGGACACCGAGGCGCTCGCCCACGCGCGGGTCCGGCTGGCCCGGTTCGCCGACCGGATCCATCTCGAACACGCCGTCTACGACGAGCTGCCCGACGTGCTGGAGCGGCTCGGCTATCCGGCGATCGACGGGATCCTGTTCGATCTCGGCGTCTCGTCCCTGCAACTGGACGCGCCCGACCGCGGGTTCGCGTACGCGCAGGACGCGCCGCTGGACATGCGGATGGACCAGACCCGGGGGGTGACCGCCGAGGAGGTGGTCAACACGTACGCCCACCCGGACCTGGCCCGGGTGCTGCGGGTGTACGGCGAGGAGAAGTTCGCCGGGAAGATCGCCTCGGCGATCATCCGGGAGCGCGAGCGCGCCCCGATCACCTCGTCGGCGCGACTGGCCGAGCTGGTCCGGGACAGCATTCCGGCACCAGCCCGGCGAACCGGGGGACACCCGGCAAAGAGAACGTTTCAGGCTTTACGGATCGAGGTAAACAGAGAACTGGCAGCGCTGGAGACGGCGCTGCCGGCCGCTCTGGACAAGCTCAACGTGGGCGGTCGCATGGTGGTCCTGTCCTACCACTCGTTGGAGGACCGGCTCACCAAGCAGGCGCTCGCCGACCGGGTCCGCAGCAAGGGCCCGGTCGACCTCCCGGTCGAACTGCCCGGGTCGGGCCCGACGTTCCGGCTGCTGAGCCGGGGCGCCGAGCTTCCCGGGGAGGCCGAGGTCGCGGCGAACCCGCGGGCCGCCTCGGTGCGGCTGCGGGCCGCGGAACGGCTCGACCCGGAGGCGACCCGACAGGGGCGTACCGACCGCGAACGGTACCGCCGCCGGGTCAAGGCGATGCACCAACCGGGGACGGCGGCACCGGGGTCCGGGACGGGCCCGGGTGCGACGCCGGGGGACGGGAACGGGACGGACGAAGAGGGGGAGGGGACATGA
- the mraZ gene encoding division/cell wall cluster transcriptional repressor MraZ gives MFLGTHTPRLDDKGRLILPAKFRDELAGGVVITKGQERCLYVFPMPEFQRIADQLRAQPMTSKAARAYSRVFFASAHDEVPDKQGRVTIPAHLRSYAALDRELVVIGASTRVEIWDKGAWEAYLAESEDDFADIEEGVLPGGL, from the coding sequence ATGTTCCTCGGCACCCACACCCCACGCCTGGACGACAAAGGCCGGTTGATCCTTCCGGCGAAGTTCCGGGACGAACTGGCGGGGGGTGTCGTGATCACCAAAGGGCAGGAGCGCTGCCTCTACGTCTTCCCGATGCCCGAGTTCCAGCGGATCGCCGACCAGTTGCGCGCGCAACCGATGACGAGCAAGGCGGCCCGGGCCTACAGCCGGGTCTTCTTCGCCAGCGCGCACGACGAGGTCCCGGACAAGCAGGGGCGGGTCACCATCCCCGCGCACCTGAGGTCGTACGCCGCGCTCGACCGGGAACTGGTCGTGATCGGGGCGAGCACCCGGGTGGAGATCTGGGACAAGGGGGCCTGGGAGGCCTACCTCGCGGAGAGCGAAGACGACTTCGCCGACATCGAGGAGGGGGTGCTGCCCGGCGGTCTGTAG
- a CDS encoding MurT ligase domain-containing protein gives MPLRAKVASSVSRTAGALSRAAGRGDGSVIGGWIGLKIDPDLLAHLSAGRAIALVSGTNGKTTTTRLTTAAVGVLGRVATNSFGANMPSGHTSALARAGSTPYAVLEVDEHYLAQVLEATEPNVVALLNLSRDQLDRAKEVAMMAQLWRAALVRHPGVRVVANADDPMVVWAATPPADPAQGHVPPHVTWFSAGQRWHDDSWVCPECGSTIQRSGDQWWCSGCPLRRPEPQWTVEDDGVLDPTGAWHKVQLQLPGKVNLGNAATALAVAAEFGVRPVDAVARLGSVTSVAGRYAQVDRDGRNIRLLLAKNPASWLEAFDMADVAPTLLSINARDPDGLDTSWLFDVDFAPLRGRQVLITGDRAYDLAVRLDVNGVPFQHVRSFDEAVRAVPPGRLEVIANYTAFQDIRAELDRVN, from the coding sequence ATGCCCTTGCGGGCAAAGGTGGCCAGCTCCGTGTCGCGGACCGCCGGGGCGCTGTCGCGGGCCGCGGGCCGCGGCGACGGCTCGGTGATCGGCGGATGGATCGGCCTCAAGATCGACCCCGACCTGCTGGCCCACCTGTCGGCGGGCCGGGCCATCGCGCTGGTGTCCGGCACCAACGGCAAGACCACCACCACCCGCCTCACCACCGCCGCTGTCGGCGTGCTGGGCCGGGTGGCCACCAACTCCTTCGGCGCCAACATGCCGAGCGGCCACACCTCGGCGCTGGCCCGGGCCGGCAGCACGCCCTACGCCGTGCTGGAGGTCGACGAGCACTACCTGGCCCAGGTGCTGGAGGCCACCGAGCCGAACGTGGTGGCGCTGCTCAACCTCTCCCGCGACCAGCTCGACCGGGCCAAGGAAGTGGCCATGATGGCGCAGCTCTGGCGCGCCGCGCTGGTCCGGCACCCGGGCGTCCGGGTGGTCGCCAACGCCGACGACCCGATGGTGGTCTGGGCCGCCACCCCGCCGGCCGACCCGGCCCAGGGCCACGTCCCGCCGCACGTCACCTGGTTCAGCGCCGGCCAGCGCTGGCACGACGACTCCTGGGTCTGCCCCGAGTGCGGCTCCACCATCCAGCGCTCCGGTGACCAGTGGTGGTGCAGCGGCTGCCCGCTGCGCCGGCCCGAGCCGCAGTGGACCGTCGAGGACGACGGCGTGCTCGACCCCACCGGCGCCTGGCACAAGGTGCAGCTCCAACTCCCCGGCAAGGTCAACCTCGGCAACGCGGCCACCGCGCTGGCGGTCGCCGCCGAGTTCGGCGTACGGCCGGTGGACGCGGTCGCCCGGCTCGGCTCGGTCACCTCGGTCGCCGGCCGCTACGCGCAGGTCGACCGGGACGGGCGCAACATCCGGCTGCTGCTGGCCAAGAACCCGGCCAGCTGGCTGGAGGCGTTCGACATGGCCGACGTGGCCCCGACACTGCTCTCCATCAACGCGCGCGACCCCGACGGGCTGGACACCTCCTGGCTCTTCGACGTCGACTTCGCCCCGCTGCGCGGCCGGCAGGTGCTGATCACCGGCGACCGGGCGTACGACCTGGCCGTCCGGCTCGACGTCAACGGCGTGCCCTTCCAGCACGTCCGGAGCTTCGACGAGGCGGTCCGGGCGGTGCCCCCCGGCCGCCTGGAGGTCATCGCCAACTACACCGCCTTCCAGGACATCCGAGCGGAGCTGGACCGTGTCAACTGA
- a CDS encoding type 1 glutamine amidotransferase, whose product MSTESLRIVWIYPDLLSTYGDRGNALILARRAQLRGMPVEVLEVRSDQRLPATADIYLIGGGEDGPQALGAQRLIADGGLHRAVAQGSVVFGVCAGYQLLGTSFFAKGTECAGLGLLDISSDRGPTRAVGELAGDVDPRLGVPYLTGFENHGGRTHLGPGVAPLARVTTGVGNDGATEGAWRGKLLGTYSHGPALARNPALADLLLRWATGIHQLPALDDTWADRLRSERRAAVAAAARP is encoded by the coding sequence GTGTCAACTGAGAGCCTGCGAATCGTCTGGATCTACCCCGACCTGCTCTCCACCTACGGTGACCGGGGCAACGCGCTGATCCTGGCCCGCCGGGCCCAGCTGCGCGGGATGCCGGTCGAGGTGCTGGAGGTCCGCTCCGACCAGCGGCTGCCGGCCACCGCCGACATCTACCTGATCGGCGGCGGCGAGGACGGCCCGCAGGCGCTCGGCGCCCAGCGGCTGATCGCCGACGGCGGCCTGCACCGGGCCGTCGCGCAGGGCTCGGTGGTGTTCGGCGTCTGCGCCGGCTACCAGCTCCTCGGCACCTCGTTCTTCGCCAAGGGCACCGAGTGCGCCGGGCTGGGCCTGCTCGACATCTCCTCCGACCGGGGGCCCACCCGGGCCGTCGGGGAGCTGGCCGGCGACGTCGACCCGCGGCTGGGCGTGCCGTACCTGACCGGCTTCGAGAACCACGGTGGCCGCACCCACCTCGGTCCGGGCGTGGCGCCGCTGGCCCGGGTCACCACCGGCGTGGGCAACGACGGGGCGACCGAGGGGGCCTGGCGGGGCAAGCTGCTGGGCACCTACTCGCACGGCCCGGCGCTGGCCCGCAACCCGGCCCTGGCCGACCTGCTGCTGCGCTGGGCCACCGGCATCCACCAGCTCCCCGCGCTCGACGACACCTGGGCCGACCGGCTCCGGTCCGAGCGCCGCGCCGCGGTGGCCGCCGCCGCCCGACCGTGA
- a CDS encoding TVP38/TMEM64 family protein, whose product MGRPAPVRAPRRGGRRRPTVNRAARLWRRRPAVGRLLRSLRQPSARRFAVLVLLLAAFAVTLLLVPRPDPAQLPGLAHSLGGYAPAVAVVVGALLLVALVPRTFVTLAAGAIFGPLEGAAYALGAALLAAALGFAVGRLLGRDFVAGRVRGRLALLDGWFARQSVLGVITVRLLPIAGFGLVSYGYGTTGARVLPFLAGSVIASAPTAFGYAAIGAAVSTPGSVNWYAVAPAGLGLIASVVIIHRWWRAERQRRLGPS is encoded by the coding sequence CTGGGCCGACCGGCTCCGGTCCGAGCGCCGCGCCGCGGTGGCCGCCGCCGCCCGACCGTGAACCGTGCCGCCCGACTGTGGCGGCGACGACCGGCGGTGGGTCGGCTCCTCCGGTCGCTCCGGCAACCGTCGGCGCGCCGGTTCGCGGTGCTGGTGCTGCTGCTCGCCGCCTTCGCGGTGACCCTGCTGCTGGTCCCCCGGCCGGACCCGGCGCAGCTGCCCGGGCTCGCCCACTCCCTGGGCGGGTACGCCCCGGCCGTGGCGGTCGTGGTGGGCGCGTTGCTGCTGGTGGCGCTGGTCCCGCGGACCTTCGTCACACTGGCCGCCGGAGCGATCTTCGGCCCGCTGGAGGGGGCCGCCTACGCCCTCGGCGCGGCGCTGCTCGCCGCGGCGCTCGGCTTCGCGGTCGGTCGGCTGCTGGGGCGGGACTTCGTGGCCGGTCGGGTGCGGGGCCGGCTGGCCCTGCTCGACGGCTGGTTCGCCCGGCAGAGCGTGCTCGGCGTGATCACCGTACGGCTGCTGCCGATCGCCGGGTTCGGCCTGGTCAGCTACGGCTACGGCACCACCGGGGCGCGGGTGCTGCCGTTCCTCGCCGGCAGCGTGATCGCCTCCGCGCCCACCGCCTTCGGCTACGCCGCCATCGGCGCGGCGGTCAGCACGCCCGGCTCGGTCAACTGGTACGCCGTCGCCCCCGCCGGCCTCGGCCTGATCGCCAGCGTGGTGATCATCCACCGCTGGTGGCGCGCCGAACGGCAGCGCCGGCTCGGCCCGAGCTGA